In the Armatimonadia bacterium genome, one interval contains:
- a CDS encoding DUF6785 family protein, whose product MLIAIVLTWLSGYWIRQSEIIALACQGTEAVPSIPGVGALVLLLLVNPLLRRSRRIEPLSVSEIITVFLFVTVASFMFACGVGRFLIACLSAPFYYSSPAAPLEELARWIPSWMSPQDATIHRWLYESSPTGHVPWHAWATPIFVWTGFYVLFAGVLFSLMVLFSEPWVEDERLVFPLVRLPLQMVDPNYSQVPFFKCRATWIGIFLALLLDAYSMIQGVFFGGPSGSMKFDLVKALTGAPWDAIKPLELYLRPELIGLGYLISTELSFSIWFFTILNKLVAVAFSAGGYRVSGVPFTAEQGTGAYVVLAAVLFWKARHSFGDAARAWLGFQAKKQEATLTMKLALAGAVLGFIGLIVFCVAAGMAPWLAITYFLVLIAMSVVYGRLRAEIGVPLIWAFPYGLAHKSIRYFINSKLWVGPGPQYRSATIYTLFIFLSRGFFPSISGYGIEGLTLGESGGVKKGSTFLLLLGAVALGALASWWFHLVPYYDKGAVGLRGGIWGSGHAQTEFAGLWKAIQMPQQPDNPRIVATLSGGAFIGLLSLLRARIFGSPFHPLGYAVSCSFGAILWGPFLIVWVLKSIILRYGGHQAYLTALPGFLGFALGHFIVAGAIWGSLGAALGGPFLRYGVWFG is encoded by the coding sequence GTGCTGATCGCCATCGTTTTGACGTGGCTGTCAGGGTACTGGATCCGCCAGTCGGAGATCATCGCTCTCGCCTGTCAGGGCACTGAAGCCGTCCCGTCGATCCCGGGCGTCGGTGCGCTGGTGCTCTTGCTGCTGGTCAACCCCCTGCTCCGTCGCAGCCGCCGAATCGAGCCGCTCTCCGTCTCGGAGATCATCACGGTCTTTCTGTTCGTTACGGTCGCGTCCTTCATGTTTGCCTGCGGCGTCGGGCGGTTCCTGATTGCCTGCCTCTCCGCGCCCTTCTACTACAGCAGCCCGGCGGCGCCGCTGGAGGAACTGGCACGCTGGATCCCGAGTTGGATGTCGCCCCAGGACGCAACCATCCACCGCTGGCTCTACGAGAGTTCGCCGACCGGCCATGTTCCGTGGCACGCCTGGGCGACCCCGATCTTCGTCTGGACGGGCTTCTATGTGCTCTTCGCCGGCGTTTTGTTCTCCCTGATGGTGCTCTTCAGCGAGCCGTGGGTGGAGGACGAACGCCTGGTCTTCCCGCTGGTGCGCCTTCCGCTGCAGATGGTCGATCCGAACTACTCGCAGGTGCCCTTCTTCAAGTGCCGCGCGACCTGGATCGGCATCTTCCTGGCGCTGTTGCTCGACGCCTACAGCATGATCCAGGGCGTGTTCTTCGGCGGCCCCAGTGGCTCGATGAAGTTCGACCTCGTGAAGGCCCTGACGGGTGCGCCCTGGGATGCGATCAAGCCTCTGGAGCTGTACCTGCGCCCGGAGCTCATCGGTCTGGGTTACCTGATCTCCACCGAGTTGTCCTTCTCCATATGGTTCTTCACGATCCTCAACAAGCTGGTCGCCGTGGCCTTCTCGGCCGGCGGCTACCGGGTCTCCGGTGTGCCCTTCACCGCAGAGCAGGGGACCGGCGCTTACGTGGTGCTGGCCGCGGTTCTGTTCTGGAAGGCGCGTCACTCCTTTGGCGACGCCGCCCGGGCCTGGCTCGGGTTCCAGGCCAAGAAGCAGGAAGCGACGCTGACGATGAAGCTGGCGCTCGCGGGAGCGGTGCTGGGGTTCATCGGGCTGATCGTCTTCTGCGTAGCAGCGGGAATGGCGCCGTGGCTGGCGATCACCTACTTCCTGGTGCTCATTGCGATGTCGGTCGTCTACGGACGTCTGCGGGCGGAGATCGGTGTGCCGCTCATCTGGGCCTTCCCCTACGGTCTGGCCCACAAGTCGATTCGGTACTTCATCAACTCAAAGCTGTGGGTCGGACCGGGCCCGCAGTACCGCTCAGCCACCATCTACACGCTGTTCATCTTCCTGTCCCGGGGCTTTTTCCCCTCGATCTCCGGCTATGGCATTGAGGGGCTGACCCTGGGCGAGAGCGGCGGCGTGAAGAAGGGCTCGACCTTCCTGCTGCTGTTGGGGGCCGTCGCCCTGGGAGCGCTGGCGTCCTGGTGGTTCCACCTGGTGCCCTACTACGACAAGGGCGCTGTCGGACTTCGCGGCGGAATCTGGGGCTCGGGGCACGCGCAGACCGAGTTTGCCGGGCTGTGGAAGGCCATCCAGATGCCGCAGCAGCCCGACAATCCCCGGATTGTTGCGACACTCAGCGGTGGAGCCTTCATCGGGCTTCTGAGCCTCCTCCGCGCCAGGATCTTCGGGTCTCCCTTCCACCCTCTGGGCTATGCGGTCTCCTGCTCCTTTGGAGCGATTCTATGGGGTCCGTTCCTGATCGTGTGGGTTCTGAAGTCGATCATCCTGCGCTACGGGGGGCATCAGGCCTACCTGACGGCGCTACCCGGCTTCCTCGGGTTTGCACTGGGGCACTTCATCGTCGCCGGGGCGATCTGGGGGAGTCTCGGAGCCGCCCTGGGTGGTCCCTTCTTGCGCTATGGGGTGTGGTTCGGCTAG
- a CDS encoding DUF4962 domain-containing protein: MLATWTLLPMVAVAATVGPFSGVSVDNLMDTPILSRDGVFTAVGEQLAQYSRGLKMEQVEGHSVGITQQGFVFEVELDLKEPGRYRVTVEARADTVGQDSFWVVLDGVQSTSPLAISRAAIAEASQAFEVTTPGKHRVGLVLREGPGSVLKSVRVDTLRVKPPQAPLRPELNAKHPRLLLTEADLPTLRDRMATEAGKRFYKLPSPLTRKPSAYKTGSRNGGGFRDLGSYALGYLLQPDPAQLAGVTAWLEEATKYPDCGVDLDAEYFIEGVALAYDWLYNYLPEDLRQRVRDTIARQCKVVYEASLSNHAGGGLSYQQNHYWYSHLSLALGAAAVYGEVPEAANWLAWAWDRYERTALTIGTDGGFHEGPSYWDFSMPTLYLFTDLYEWCTGL; this comes from the coding sequence ATGCTTGCTACCTGGACTCTGCTGCCGATGGTTGCCGTTGCCGCGACGGTTGGCCCCTTCAGCGGGGTGTCAGTCGACAACCTCATGGACACACCGATCCTGTCTCGCGATGGTGTCTTCACGGCCGTCGGGGAGCAGTTGGCCCAGTATAGCCGTGGACTGAAGATGGAGCAGGTGGAGGGTCACAGCGTCGGCATCACGCAGCAGGGATTCGTCTTCGAGGTGGAGCTCGACCTCAAGGAACCGGGTCGGTACCGGGTCACGGTCGAGGCCAGGGCCGATACTGTTGGGCAGGACTCTTTCTGGGTCGTGCTTGACGGCGTGCAGTCCACCAGCCCGCTGGCGATCTCCCGAGCGGCGATTGCGGAGGCCTCCCAGGCCTTCGAGGTCACGACGCCCGGCAAGCACCGCGTGGGTCTGGTTCTGCGAGAAGGGCCGGGGAGTGTGCTCAAGTCGGTGCGGGTGGATACGCTGCGGGTGAAGCCACCGCAGGCACCCCTGCGCCCGGAACTCAACGCGAAACACCCACGACTGCTGCTCACGGAGGCCGACCTGCCGACCCTTCGAGACCGCATGGCAACCGAGGCCGGGAAGCGGTTCTACAAACTTCCGAGCCCTCTGACCCGCAAGCCGTCTGCCTACAAGACGGGATCACGGAATGGCGGCGGCTTCCGGGACCTGGGGAGCTACGCCCTGGGGTATCTGCTACAGCCGGATCCGGCCCAGCTCGCGGGCGTGACGGCCTGGCTCGAGGAGGCAACGAAGTACCCGGATTGCGGCGTGGACCTCGATGCGGAGTACTTCATCGAGGGTGTCGCGCTGGCCTACGACTGGCTCTACAACTACCTGCCGGAGGACCTGCGTCAGCGAGTCCGGGACACGATTGCCCGGCAGTGCAAGGTGGTCTACGAAGCCTCGCTCTCCAACCACGCCGGAGGCGGCCTCAGCTATCAGCAGAATCACTACTGGTACTCGCACCTGTCGCTGGCTCTCGGCGCGGCGGCAGTGTATGGCGAAGTCCCGGAGGCGGCCAACTGGCTTGCCTGGGCCTGGGACCGCTACGAGCGGACCGCGCTGACCATCGGTACGGACGGTGGGTTCCATGAAGGCCCGTCTTACTGGGACTTCTCGATGCCGACCCTGTACCTGTTCACCGATCTGTATGAGTGGTGCACGGGGCTGCA
- a CDS encoding SGNH/GDSL hydrolase family protein, which produces MTRILSLGVALMLTLTLNTLAAEPPKYEPVPAKLFQTRGGLGNVLAKLQAGKEVRIAYFGGSITAANGWRPKTTKWFQDTFPGAKVVEINAAIGGTGSDLGVYRYEQDVLRHKPDLVFVEFSVNDGGADPLNIWRAMEGIVRKTWQADPSTDLCFVYTFRVGYEKDLLKGMCPQAAGADEILAEYYGIPSINMALRTVQLAEEGKLIYVPPKEAAGTVQPTPEGVMLFSTDGVHPLDAPHQMYTDVIADALRQMQPAPKPGAHELKAPMVADNWETAKMVFLEPWMLSPGWTRLDPTKGMGASFAKYMPQMWEALRPGDKIQFRFRGTGAKLYDILGPDGGQAVVTVDGKASDPRPRFDSYCTYHRLATLGIASGMEDKVHEVTVEIHPEQPNRSIVTDKEKTKPGYDPRKYDGTAMRVGAILLLGDIVAP; this is translated from the coding sequence ATGACAAGAATCCTGAGCCTGGGAGTCGCCCTGATGCTCACACTGACCCTGAACACACTGGCAGCCGAGCCGCCCAAGTACGAGCCGGTGCCGGCCAAGCTCTTCCAGACCCGAGGCGGGCTCGGAAATGTGCTCGCTAAGCTCCAGGCCGGCAAGGAGGTGCGGATCGCCTACTTCGGCGGAAGCATCACGGCGGCGAACGGCTGGCGACCCAAGACCACGAAGTGGTTCCAGGATACCTTCCCCGGGGCCAAGGTGGTCGAGATCAACGCTGCCATCGGTGGTACCGGGTCCGACCTTGGAGTCTACCGGTATGAGCAAGACGTGCTTCGGCACAAGCCCGACCTGGTCTTCGTGGAGTTCTCGGTGAATGATGGTGGCGCCGACCCGCTGAACATCTGGCGTGCCATGGAGGGTATCGTCCGCAAGACCTGGCAGGCCGACCCGAGCACTGACCTGTGTTTCGTGTACACTTTTCGGGTGGGCTACGAGAAGGACCTGCTGAAGGGGATGTGCCCGCAGGCCGCCGGCGCCGATGAGATTCTGGCCGAGTACTATGGGATCCCCTCGATCAACATGGCGCTACGCACGGTTCAGTTGGCCGAGGAGGGCAAGCTGATCTACGTGCCGCCCAAGGAGGCGGCCGGGACAGTGCAGCCGACTCCCGAGGGTGTGATGTTGTTCTCGACCGACGGCGTACACCCGCTAGACGCCCCGCACCAGATGTACACGGACGTCATCGCCGACGCCCTCCGGCAGATGCAGCCCGCCCCCAAACCTGGCGCCCATGAGCTCAAGGCGCCGATGGTGGCGGACAACTGGGAGACCGCCAAGATGGTGTTCCTGGAGCCCTGGATGCTCTCGCCGGGCTGGACGAGGTTGGATCCGACCAAGGGCATGGGTGCGTCCTTCGCCAAGTACATGCCGCAGATGTGGGAAGCGCTGCGACCGGGCGACAAGATCCAGTTCCGATTCAGGGGCACCGGGGCGAAGCTGTATGACATCCTCGGCCCGGACGGCGGTCAGGCTGTGGTGACGGTCGACGGAAAGGCGAGCGACCCGCGACCGCGCTTCGACAGCTACTGCACCTACCATCGTCTGGCGACTCTGGGGATTGCGTCGGGAATGGAGGACAAGGTCCACGAGGTGACGGTGGAGATTCATCCGGAGCAGCCGAACCGGTCGATCGTGACCGACAAGGAGAAGACCAAGCCGGGGTATGACCCGCGCAAGTACGACGGTACTGCGATGCGGGTCGGGGCGATCCTGCTGCTGGGCGACATCGTCGCACCTTAG
- a CDS encoding beta-galactosidase → MPRSYPPVVERFPHFLHGGDYNPDQWLHMPEIIDEDFRLAKLARVNSFSVGIFSWMGLEPEEGVFTFDWLDRLLDRMAKENMVAVLATPSGARPAWMSFKYPEVLRVRPDGIRNRHNARHNHCMTSPVYREKVGIINGKLAERYHDHPALGVWHLSNEYGGECHCPLCYAAFREWLKQRYGTLDALNEAWWSAFWSHRYSDWDQIEPQDGSVHGLMLDWMRFVTDQTVDFMRHEIAALRQFDTKTPCTTNMMGTFKPLNYWRFAPELDVISWDCYPSYHDRPNQLDHAAHISLCHDLNRSMRGGQPFMLMESSPSAQNWQEINKLKSPGVLKLVSLQAIAHGADTIQYFQYRKSRGSAEKFHGAVIDHEGTEKPRVFREVAEVGQMLEKLDDVIGTTVPAETALIFDWENWWAVEEARGPRRDKQYMATCIDHYRTLWSKGVPVKVIDSEQPFDGCKLLVAPMLYMLRPGVASRIAEFVQKGGTFVATYLTGIADESDLCFLGGWPGPLREVLGIWAEEIDVLYDDEANTVVLQHGNPLGLTGEFAGRTFCDQIHAETAQVLATYGQSFYAGSPCLTVNEFGSGKAYYLATRAEQSFLSSFYDALLQQAGVSKALETELPEGVTAQVRTDGDKEFLFLLNFLASPAEVCLGDGSYVEVVSGDTVKGKAQLDGHGSMVLRKV, encoded by the coding sequence ATGCCCAGGAGCTATCCCCCCGTCGTTGAGCGGTTCCCTCACTTCCTGCACGGCGGCGACTACAACCCCGACCAGTGGCTGCACATGCCCGAGATCATCGACGAGGACTTCCGGCTCGCCAAACTCGCGCGGGTGAACTCCTTCAGTGTCGGCATCTTCTCCTGGATGGGCCTGGAGCCCGAAGAGGGCGTCTTCACCTTCGACTGGCTCGACCGGCTCCTCGACCGCATGGCGAAGGAGAACATGGTGGCCGTGCTTGCCACCCCCAGTGGCGCGCGTCCGGCGTGGATGTCCTTCAAGTACCCTGAGGTCCTGCGGGTGCGCCCGGACGGAATCCGCAACCGGCACAACGCCCGCCACAACCATTGCATGACCTCGCCGGTGTACCGTGAGAAGGTCGGCATCATCAACGGGAAGCTCGCCGAGCGCTACCACGACCACCCGGCGCTGGGCGTATGGCACCTGTCGAACGAGTACGGGGGCGAGTGCCACTGCCCGCTGTGCTATGCGGCCTTCCGGGAGTGGCTCAAGCAGCGCTACGGCACCCTCGACGCGCTCAATGAGGCGTGGTGGTCGGCCTTCTGGAGCCACCGGTACAGTGACTGGGACCAGATCGAGCCTCAGGACGGCAGCGTCCACGGGCTGATGCTGGACTGGATGCGCTTCGTGACCGATCAGACGGTGGACTTCATGAGGCACGAGATCGCGGCGCTGCGGCAGTTCGACACGAAGACGCCCTGCACCACCAACATGATGGGGACCTTCAAGCCGCTGAACTACTGGCGGTTCGCGCCTGAGCTGGACGTGATCTCCTGGGACTGCTATCCCAGCTACCATGACCGGCCGAACCAACTGGATCATGCGGCGCATATCTCGCTGTGCCACGACCTCAACCGGTCGATGCGCGGCGGCCAGCCCTTCATGCTGATGGAGAGCTCGCCCAGCGCCCAGAACTGGCAGGAGATCAACAAGCTCAAGAGCCCTGGAGTGCTCAAGCTGGTGTCGCTGCAGGCCATCGCCCATGGGGCGGATACCATACAGTACTTCCAGTACCGCAAGAGCCGAGGCAGCGCTGAGAAGTTCCATGGCGCGGTCATCGACCATGAGGGCACGGAGAAACCACGGGTGTTCCGCGAGGTCGCCGAGGTCGGGCAGATGCTGGAGAAGCTCGATGACGTGATCGGCACCACGGTTCCGGCCGAGACGGCGCTGATCTTCGACTGGGAGAACTGGTGGGCGGTTGAGGAAGCGCGCGGTCCGCGACGTGACAAGCAGTACATGGCCACCTGCATCGACCACTACCGGACGCTGTGGAGCAAGGGCGTGCCGGTCAAGGTGATCGACTCCGAGCAGCCCTTCGACGGCTGCAAGCTTCTGGTGGCGCCGATGCTGTACATGCTTCGGCCGGGAGTAGCAAGCCGGATCGCCGAGTTCGTCCAGAAGGGCGGAACCTTCGTTGCCACGTACCTGACCGGGATCGCGGACGAGAGTGACCTGTGCTTCCTGGGCGGCTGGCCTGGTCCCCTGCGCGAGGTCCTGGGCATCTGGGCCGAGGAGATCGACGTGCTGTATGACGACGAGGCCAACACCGTAGTCCTGCAGCACGGGAACCCACTGGGCCTCACAGGGGAGTTCGCCGGTCGGACCTTCTGCGACCAGATCCATGCGGAGACCGCGCAAGTGCTCGCGACCTACGGTCAGAGCTTCTACGCGGGCTCGCCCTGCCTGACGGTGAACGAGTTCGGTTCCGGCAAGGCGTACTACCTTGCCACCCGGGCGGAGCAGTCCTTCCTGAGCAGCTTCTATGACGCTCTGCTTCAGCAGGCCGGCGTGAGCAAGGCCCTGGAGACGGAGCTGCCCGAAGGTGTCACGGCACAGGTGCGGACCGATGGCGACAAGGAGTTCCTGTTCCTGCTGAACTTCCTGGCCTCACCGGCGGAGGTCTGCCTGGGCGACGGCTCCTACGTGGAGGTCGTGAGCGGCGACACCGTGAAGGGCAAGGCGCAGTTGGACGGCCACGGGTCCATGGTACTGCGGAAAGTGTAG
- a CDS encoding MFS transporter, translating into MSHSAKSEAGIAVTEAEAQQGWQRTLYAAWCAQFMGIFAFAMVMPFMPFFIRDLGIKGEAQVALWAGVVITAAGLSMAIFSPIWGNLADRVGRKVMVVRAMFGGAAVLLLMGSVQNVYQLLALRACQGMLTGTVTATTALVSSVTPRNRLAYSLGLMYTAVIMGNCFGPWMGGMLADQLGYRVPFRISGILLCIAGLAVVFLVREHFTPRPKGAPAQHGLRKSFGVKGLVALLGVFFFMSFSTTFVAPIFPLFVEKIAVGYKPASISGLLMGVTGIASGIAAVVIGRISDRVGHRRLLVCTTFCTGLFSIPQALVQNIGQLFGLRIAAGFATGGTSPTMNAMIGNSVPREIYGRAYGFCTSAGSFGTAFGPLCGAYLSSHMGLRWPFAVMGFLLMGCSCLVYAFVHPKPAPMVGTAGEHALASSHEAVPPTSS; encoded by the coding sequence ATGTCACACTCGGCTAAGTCCGAAGCAGGCATTGCAGTCACCGAGGCAGAAGCGCAACAGGGTTGGCAGCGCACACTCTATGCTGCGTGGTGCGCTCAGTTCATGGGCATCTTTGCTTTCGCAATGGTCATGCCCTTCATGCCCTTCTTCATCCGCGATCTGGGGATAAAAGGCGAGGCCCAGGTCGCCCTGTGGGCGGGCGTTGTGATCACCGCCGCAGGGCTGAGCATGGCGATCTTCTCGCCCATCTGGGGAAACCTGGCTGATCGCGTCGGTCGCAAGGTCATGGTTGTGCGGGCGATGTTCGGCGGTGCGGCTGTGCTGCTGCTGATGGGCTCGGTGCAGAACGTATACCAGCTTCTGGCGCTACGTGCCTGCCAGGGGATGCTTACCGGAACCGTTACCGCGACGACGGCGCTGGTCTCCAGCGTTACTCCTCGCAACCGTCTCGCCTACAGCCTGGGGCTGATGTACACGGCGGTCATCATGGGCAACTGCTTCGGCCCGTGGATGGGCGGAATGCTGGCCGACCAACTGGGCTACCGGGTGCCCTTCCGTATCTCGGGGATCCTGCTTTGCATCGCCGGGCTTGCCGTGGTGTTCCTCGTGCGCGAGCACTTCACGCCTCGCCCCAAGGGAGCCCCGGCTCAACACGGCCTCCGCAAGAGCTTCGGTGTGAAGGGGCTCGTCGCGCTGCTGGGCGTGTTCTTCTTCATGAGCTTCTCGACGACTTTCGTCGCGCCGATCTTCCCGCTGTTTGTGGAGAAGATCGCCGTGGGCTACAAGCCGGCCAGTATCAGCGGGCTGCTCATGGGCGTCACCGGGATCGCCTCGGGAATCGCTGCCGTGGTCATCGGCCGCATCAGTGACCGTGTCGGCCACCGCAGGCTACTGGTCTGCACTACCTTCTGCACCGGCCTGTTCTCGATTCCGCAGGCGCTGGTCCAGAACATCGGCCAGCTCTTCGGCCTGCGGATTGCAGCCGGGTTCGCGACGGGCGGCACCAGTCCGACGATGAACGCGATGATCGGCAACTCGGTTCCGAGGGAGATCTACGGGCGGGCCTACGGGTTCTGCACCTCCGCCGGGTCCTTCGGGACGGCCTTCGGTCCCCTGTGCGGCGCATACCTCAGTTCGCATATGGGCCTGCGCTGGCCCTTCGCCGTGATGGGATTCCTGCTGATGGGCTGCTCCTGTCTGGTGTACGCCTTCGTGCACCCAAAGCCGGCGCCGATGGTAGGCACTGCAGGAGAGCACGCGCTGGCGAGCAGTCACGAGGCTGTGCCGCCGACCAGTTCCTAG
- a CDS encoding alpha/beta hydrolase produces the protein MTTCIWCIIGAGGLALALSLATVPASAEGTPFPGEKSEYNGFARHDFLVDGCKTIVVEPKQALPGKPWVWRAEFFDSFPGTDIALLGKGFHLVYITVGNTFGCPDALKHWDVLYREMTQTYGLSRKPILEGLSRGGLYCYNWAARNTDKVLCVYGDAPVCDFKSWPAGRGKGKGSPADWEKLQHDYHFASEAEALAYGKNPVDNLQPLAAAHLPLIHVYGDADEAVPWEENTGVVKERYEKLGGSITVICKPGVGHHPHGLADPTPVIDFIFKCMERDAAQTASKER, from the coding sequence ATGACTACCTGCATCTGGTGTATCATCGGCGCCGGCGGACTGGCGCTCGCACTGTCGCTGGCGACGGTCCCGGCGTCGGCCGAGGGAACGCCCTTCCCCGGAGAGAAGTCGGAGTACAACGGGTTCGCGCGGCACGACTTCCTCGTCGACGGCTGCAAGACGATTGTGGTAGAGCCGAAGCAGGCACTGCCCGGCAAGCCCTGGGTATGGCGGGCCGAGTTCTTCGACTCCTTCCCCGGCACCGACATCGCACTCCTGGGTAAGGGGTTCCACCTGGTGTATATCACCGTCGGGAACACCTTCGGCTGCCCGGATGCTCTCAAGCACTGGGACGTGCTGTACCGGGAGATGACGCAGACTTACGGTCTGTCGCGCAAGCCGATCCTGGAGGGTCTTAGTCGCGGCGGCCTGTACTGCTACAACTGGGCGGCTCGCAACACCGACAAGGTGCTGTGCGTCTACGGCGACGCTCCGGTGTGCGACTTCAAGAGTTGGCCTGCGGGCAGAGGCAAGGGCAAGGGAAGCCCGGCAGACTGGGAGAAGCTGCAGCACGACTATCACTTCGCGAGTGAGGCCGAAGCGCTGGCCTATGGCAAGAACCCTGTGGACAACCTTCAGCCGCTCGCGGCGGCGCACCTCCCACTGATCCACGTGTACGGCGATGCGGATGAGGCTGTGCCCTGGGAGGAGAACACGGGGGTCGTCAAGGAGCGGTACGAGAAGCTCGGTGGCAGCATCACCGTCATCTGCAAGCCCGGCGTGGGACATCATCCGCATGGACTTGCCGACCCGACACCAGTGATCGATTTCATCTTCAAGTGCATGGAGCGCGACGCAGCGCAGACAGCATCAAAAGAGAGGTAA
- a CDS encoding sugar-binding domain-containing protein produces the protein MDLPRPEYPRPQFVREDWLCLNGPWQFEIDYGDSGLVRGLKDRELKDTIQVPFCPESELSGIGHVDFMNAVWYRREVAIPQEWAGRRVLLHFQAVDYDTTVWVNGVEVARHRGGFAPFTCDLGGVVSAGETATIVVRARDDARKDIPHGKQSPRYENYGCMYIRTTGIWQTVWMEPVPCCSLSRPRLTPDVANSVIRLDQPVSNNKPGMKLRATLGDDKGVVASAECAADLDLSPHLDLPIAADRRRLWCPEDPFLYDVEIELVDEADAVVDRIVSYAGLRSVSIDGKAVKLNGKVLFQRLVLDQGYYPDGILTAPSDEALVKDIELSMAAGFNGARLHQKVFEERFLYHADKMGYLVWGEFGDWGMSRDDPKATSVAQWLEVILRDYSHPSIVGWCGLNETHQPITDEVVGLSDVTLGVFLAAKALDTTRPVLDTSGYSHRVLETDVYDCHDYEQNPEKLRERQAGLAEGKPFMNGPADTPWSVPYKGQPFFVSEFGGIWWNPEVKPGEASWGYGQRPTTLEEFYQRFEGLCAVLLDDPLMFGYCYTQLTDVYQEQNGIFTFDRGMKFDLERIRKAQQRPAAIEGK, from the coding sequence ATGGACCTTCCACGCCCCGAATACCCGCGCCCGCAGTTTGTGAGAGAGGACTGGCTGTGCCTGAACGGGCCCTGGCAGTTTGAGATTGACTACGGCGACAGCGGCCTGGTTCGCGGACTCAAGGACCGCGAACTGAAGGACACAATCCAGGTGCCCTTCTGCCCCGAGTCGGAGCTGTCCGGGATTGGGCACGTCGACTTCATGAACGCGGTCTGGTACCGGCGGGAAGTCGCTATCCCCCAGGAGTGGGCCGGTCGCAGAGTGCTGCTGCACTTCCAGGCCGTGGACTATGACACCACGGTGTGGGTCAACGGCGTCGAAGTGGCCCGGCATCGTGGCGGCTTCGCTCCCTTCACCTGCGATCTGGGCGGCGTAGTCAGCGCCGGGGAGACCGCGACGATCGTGGTCCGAGCCCGAGACGATGCGAGAAAGGACATCCCCCACGGCAAGCAGAGCCCGCGGTACGAGAACTACGGGTGCATGTACATCCGCACGACGGGGATCTGGCAGACCGTGTGGATGGAACCGGTGCCGTGCTGCTCGCTGAGTCGGCCACGGCTCACGCCGGATGTCGCCAACAGTGTGATCCGCCTCGACCAGCCCGTCAGCAACAACAAGCCAGGGATGAAGCTGCGGGCTACGCTTGGGGACGACAAGGGCGTTGTCGCAAGCGCGGAGTGCGCCGCCGACCTGGACCTCTCGCCGCATCTGGACCTGCCGATCGCCGCTGACCGCCGCAGGCTCTGGTGCCCGGAGGACCCCTTCCTGTACGACGTGGAGATCGAGCTCGTGGACGAAGCCGATGCAGTGGTCGACCGCATCGTTAGCTATGCCGGTCTGCGCTCCGTGAGCATCGACGGCAAGGCCGTTAAGCTCAACGGCAAGGTGCTGTTCCAGCGGCTGGTGCTGGATCAGGGCTACTACCCCGACGGAATCCTGACGGCTCCGAGTGATGAGGCCCTCGTCAAGGACATCGAGCTGAGCATGGCCGCCGGGTTCAATGGCGCCCGGCTGCACCAGAAGGTCTTCGAGGAACGGTTCCTCTATCATGCCGACAAGATGGGCTACCTCGTCTGGGGCGAGTTCGGTGACTGGGGTATGAGCCGCGACGACCCGAAGGCCACCAGCGTTGCCCAGTGGCTCGAGGTCATCCTGCGCGATTACTCGCATCCGTCGATCGTCGGCTGGTGCGGGCTGAACGAGACGCACCAGCCGATCACGGACGAAGTCGTCGGCCTGAGCGACGTTACGCTGGGAGTCTTCCTGGCGGCCAAGGCCCTCGACACCACGCGTCCGGTGCTGGACACTTCCGGGTACTCCCATCGCGTGCTCGAGACCGACGTGTACGACTGCCACGACTACGAGCAGAACCCGGAGAAGCTGCGGGAGCGCCAGGCCGGTCTGGCAGAGGGCAAGCCCTTCATGAACGGCCCGGCGGATACGCCCTGGTCGGTTCCCTACAAGGGCCAGCCGTTCTTCGTGAGCGAGTTCGGCGGCATCTGGTGGAACCCCGAGGTGAAGCCGGGCGAGGCCTCCTGGGGCTACGGCCAGCGCCCGACGACCCTGGAGGAGTTCTACCAGCGGTTCGAGGGGCTCTGCGCAGTGCTGCTGGATGACCCGCTCATGTTCGGCTACTGCTACACCCAGCTCACCGACGTGTACCAGGAGCAGAACGGGATCTTCACCTTCGACCGCGGGATGAAGTTCGATCTCGAGCGCATCCGCAAGGCGCAGCAGCGTCCGGCAGCGATTGAGGGGAAGTAG